The stretch of DNA AAGTGGTAAGAAATAAAACTAGATTTATAGCTCAAGGCTATAATCAATAAGAATGTATTGATTAGACTAAAACGTTTGCTCGTGTGGAAAGGTTAGAGGAAATCAAGATTTTACTTTCATTTGAagcttttaataaaattatcttacATCAAATTTATGTGAAAAGtacatttttaaattgttacttaaatGAAGTGTATGTTCAACAACCTCATATATTTGAAGATAATGAATTTCTATACTATGTTTTTAATCAGAAAAGATCTCTGTATGGTCTTAACAAGCTCCAAGGGCTTGATATGATAGACTAAGAAGTTTTCTTTTGAAAACAAGATTTCAAAAAGACTAGGTAGACATTACTTTGTTTAGAAAATCATCTAAAAATGACATTCTCATCATCCAAGTTTATGTTGATGGTATAACTTTTGGTTCTACTAATGATAAGTTATGTCCAAAGTGTATACATTCACCATACCAAATATACAAGAGAAGTTCCTTAGAAATTAAGATGGGTAAATGCAAATCCATTCTCATCCCTATGCATCCCACATATTATCTTGATAAGGATGAATCAAGTAAAAAGGTGGATCAAAAGGTATATAGGGGGATGATTTGTTCTATCCTCTACTTAACTGCATCTAGACCTGATATTATATTTAGTGTGTTTGTGTGTACAAGATTTCAATTTGATCCTAAagaatcatatttaaattttgttaaaaggATCTTTAGATATTTGAAAGGTACCACTAATCTTAGTTCGTTTTGTAAGCAATCCTCTTAATATAGATTAGTAGGTTTTTGCGATGCTGACTATATtgaaaataaactaataaaaaaaaagcacCAGTGAGAATTGCACCTTCCTTTGTGTGAGCATGATCTCCTAGTTAAGCAAAAGATAAGGAACCATTTCTTTATCTACTTCAGAAGCATATTATATTTCAACAACCAATTGCCGCACTAAACTGTTATGGATGAAACACCAACTAGAAGACTACAAAATAAATGGGAGTAACATTCATATCTTCTATGGTAGTACTGCCGCTATTTGTTTAACCAAAAATCCTATTTAACATTCGAGAGCAAAACATAAGgagattaaacatcattttatcaAAGACTATGTTTAGAAGGGTAtgttagaaattaaatttatggACACTGATAATCATTCAgcatatatttttgtaaaactcCTTGTTGAAGATAGATTTaactttataaagaaaaatttgaacATTCAATTCATAAAGGTGTGATGTTTCAATCTCTATAAACTCTTGCCTTTGGTCGAAACATACTCGGTTTTCCCTCCATAAGCAAGTTGAGTCTGCCtctaataaattgaattttcttATGCCTTTAACttgttaaaattcaatttatcatGTATGACACGTCCCGtgccaaaaatttaaaaaaaataaaataaatataataataataataataattaataataataataataataataataaataaaaacaaattaacccCACTCATTCTCACTCCCTCATTTTCTCCTAATTTTCTCTCTCTCCCTTTCGGCACACACTCCCCTCCCcccttttgttgttttttttttctttctttcttttccttctcTTCTCCTTGCTTCTTCTCACTCTATTACTCAAAGCCTCAATCCTTAAAAGAGATTTTACATCCCCACAAGCCTAATTTCTCAAactcctacaaattcttttggtTGGGATTTTTGGGTTAAGCTTTGTGTTCTAAGGAAGGAAAAGGGTACCCATCTCTTGAAAGTGgtttattgagactcattgaggtaaatgcacaactctaatcctagtatgaattcatagaaaaatgtagttttgagtaaaaatcttattttgtgcttagagtatatttaaatgatgttGATGGTTTCCTAGAGGTagttaaactttagaataaatttctctaaagccttcgaaatatttttgatactcagatttgtcaactGAGACATTGTcggctactctgagagttgttagagagcaaacttagacgattctccataactgtgagttgacgacgatcatcgtcatatatttttatattgttattattattattttacttgttttctatattaaagtatttattgaaaaatttgggaaacacaacctttgaattttatcttgatttcgtcaattatttaatttaacagtcgttgttatataatatgttattaatttgatttacgtatgatttaaagtatttaaatcttgaatttgttatgcgattgaatatgtttttttatgaatcacgatgaaatgattttaaatgcATGCTTTAGAAAATCggtgttattgttattaaatcgttaactgcgttaggtgcacctagttacctcgtgttgattagggagagttacccgttagattgagccgcccctatgagaaatgtcatatgtaggaggagagggctatcaatgCGATGTAAACTCCCTAATTGATACGTGATGATGCGTTgcgggattgagaggagagggccatccgttagatggagccacccctaagggaaaggccacccttaggaggaaagggctatcaatgagataaagccgcctcttagttctaaaaatttgtattgttacttgtttgatttttataatgattttaaggttgttcattttgatttcgtttcgttattcactggatttttaatatttctgtcAAGTGGTTAAACAGTTATTCGTGcattttgtgtttcccttctaattgatggtggttgttgtctcctcactaagtctttgtaaCTTACCCCTTTATGTTGCTTATTATTTTTCAGATTCGCAAGCAGCTGAGTAGGAATCTATTATTTGGTTCAAGTCTcaacaaatttcttttttttggtaggcctctttgatcgaggaccgttttgtaacatttgttgagtctatgtaattgcagctattttggagtctagaaagtctATTTAGTTTCTTTTGAGAAGTGTATTAagcaatttgattatgttatttaaaTTATGACTGGATTGAGAGCGGAACAgggattttacaaaatttgggaatgttgaagttacagaggatactctgtcgaaatttcgagaaaaaacatatatatatttttaaacggTTAAAAAGcggtttaattgttaagttaattgaTAGGCTTACCAGACTAGAAGTATAGCTTGTGCGCTGGTCATTACATTAAATTTTTGGGTCGTGACAATGTATtatataaacaatttatttttcttgaaaaaagtGTGTTTACGAGGTATCCTGACACATGTTATCTTTTGTCTTTTAATGACAAGATGGTAATTATTTCcctttctttaatttgaaactTAAATGTTTTAACAAAAACACCGATACTCATTCAATCACTACTTTAACAATTATTTTCCCTTACTGTTGAAACCTAGAAACTATTTTcaaatccttctttgaaattcTTCTTGATTTAACAATGGCCTCAAGTTGTATTTCTGCTTATGTCACTTCTACTCCTAAAACGACATGCAATGTCAATCAATTGGATATACTTCACGAACCACAAGTCGCCTTCGCTAACCTTGTTGCAAATGGGTTAgactttattaaatatatttctagAATTGGATGGTTCGATTACGTTAACCTAGACAAACTCATTTCTCTTGATGTTTTGGTTAAAGAGAGTTCTAAAGGTTTGTTGATGCAAACAAATATGGACCAGTTTTAAGTGTGaactttggttttttttttgtcaacgtCACTAAACAAACCATAGCTGCTATTACAAGATGTTGGGATGAAGGCATGGTAATGGAAAATGGATACGAACTAAAGTTTGGAACTACTTAAATCAACAAGGAATTGTTTGAAGACCCCAAAGTCAACACTAAATTTGTTCATCTGCAACCTAGATACATGGTTCTTTTCAAGATTTTGATTTGATGTGTGGTGTCTAAAGGTGGTTCTGTTGTTCATGTCAGCAAAGGCGATTTTGATTCGATGTGTGGTGTGCAAACAAACCATTTGCTTTACCCATAATTGCATCCCCATTTGAACCTAAATTTTCCTCTAAACCTTCACCTAACGTTTCACCGTTAAACCAGTAAACCACAAAGGAAATCAACGTATCATCTTACTAAAATACCTTTCATGATTCACTTTTAGAAGACTTGGCTACAAAAGGAACCCATATCCTTTAAACATTGAATTTCTAATCTCACCTAAATCAAACACAACTCCACACAATCAACTTCTCAAAATAACCATTCTCCAACACCTACCCAAAGCAACTCTCAAACCTCACCGTTTTTATCCATTCTTGCTTTTGATCCAAACTCACCATTACTTGTAGATCCTATCCCACAACATTAAAGATACCAGCTCGGGTTGTCAATGACTTAATCTCTGAAATATCTTCATATGACTCTCCTTTGGAGGTTTCCTTAATGTTAAGTGACTATCTAAATATTTTGGTActgttgaaatttcaaaataactttctactgactttttttttttttgaaaatgggCAATATGTACCtaatgtttaaattttgaagGACTCCGAATGACACAAAAATTTAACCGAGAGTTTTGTATATTTTACGaggatattaatattttaatgaggACTAAAATGAGCCACTTACTATATTTTAATGAGGACCAAAATGAGTTTCTTATTATATAGTAAGACTTTATACGGACCAAAATGAGCCACTTACTATCCCTTTTTGTGTATGGACAAGAATGACTATGTAAGAAGGATTAGATGGGAAGTGATAAGttagtaaaatattttgaaaatattttcgaagccccgattaaaattattcgtcggagaataatttaattgaattacatAGGATTATTATCAACAACTATTTTACGACGTCGAACATTACTGTTagatttatctctcaaaggataattgtgattaattttttgtggttaaatttttttttgagattaATTTGGAATTGAGATAGTAGATTAGTTAAGGAAACGGGAAAAAACATTTCCCCCTCCCTATAAAAGTAATTCATggctatcatcatcatcatcttactatcactttctttaatttttcaaacatgTCTTCTCTCATTTCTCTCCAAACCCAAACCTTATCCTTCATTTTTTTATCAACTTAGAAGCTAAAAAGTTGTCTCGCTACTTGAGAGCTAAGGATCACTAGTTGAGGTAACCTTTTCTCCCTTCTTTTCTCTCAAACCTGTAAGCATGTATATAGAGTGGGAAATAGTGATATTCTTATGTTTTGAGCTTTAATCTCGCTTGTTTATCACTACTATGGTGCCTATTAATGTATAGGTAGTTAAATGGAACATTTTCaactctttttctttcaaaaatcaaaaacccTAAGTAAGGGAGTAAAATGAAAGTGTCTCTTTGCTTTGGTGATTTgttaatattgaatttaaatttagtaacttgaataaataaaaatgaagccaaaccccaaaaaaaaattagtaagaCCAAATGTGATGTGTCATAATGtgaaaaatttgattttcatatgtGTTTGAGTAACGTAatgagtttttttaaataaatcagtTTGAACTGATAATAGAAATCTTATTAGAGTGATTTAAGTTAGTTAACTTATGAAGACTTTTGCAagtgtatattttttataattaaaattactacTAGATGTTAATGTGTTTGGCACCATagtaatgtatttttttaagaaaaactcAAAGTTATGAAACAAGGATTTTAAAGTAAGTGAGTGattgataaaaaagaaattgataagTTTTCTTGAGTAATGTATGAAATAGAAATATCAATCACAAGGAaggaggtttgaattgtgatctattttttaaatgttaatttctgcttttaaattaactcaagatcgACCTTAGTTACAAATAAAAATCCAGAACATTCTGGGTaagttaaaaatgaataaagaaaattatttctAGGTATATGTGATAGTGAGTGAGAAATAAATGAGGATAGGGGAAAGACGATCACACAATGTtgtatattggttcacccaaaggggttacgtctagtcctcatAATTTGTGAGTTTTTCACTAATGTGCTTAGCACAAAATGTTCTTGCTTTCACACAATCTTTCTTGATGACTCTTGATCAGTTACATaattcacctttcaaccttgaaaggatttttacaaataccttttaaatgatgtgtatgataaaggATTGTAGGATTAGAatctactcaacacttgtttgagattgattgtcagcGATAACTCAATAAAGAGATCCGGGAATATATTAAGAGAGAGCGGTAGTTTTGGTTGGATTGAAGAATTTTGTTTGCTCGAGTATGATTGTTTGAGTAATGGAATGATTGCACTAAAAACTTACTATTGTCTTCACATTGATGTTCCTTTTATAGTCATGGAGAAAGTTAAGAAATGACTTATTATAGTTGTTACTAATCATGTCTATTCAGCGTGAAATTAAAAGACATATGGATTATTCAATCCGTAAAGTTCTTCTTTGAAACCAGAATGTTCTCTATTTTGTGTTGTATGGAAAACGTGGATGAGTGATTTAGTAGTTGTCTAGCCCTTTGTCTCACAAGCATGTTGAGCTTTCTGCAAAAGATGCAGCAGCAATGTCTTTTCATCCTTGATGTTTTTTCTTACAACTaagggtgggaataggccaggacAGGCCATGCTTTGAAAGACCTGAGTCTGGCTTACGATTAACTTTTtaggcctacggcctatcataggcttttttttccgGCTTggttcactacaagaaaaaaaacgtTTTGCGGCGTTTAAAAAAAGGGTTTGCGGCGGTTGTAACTGTTGTAGTTTGATGTTTGCGACAGTTCTGCAACTGTCGCAAATTCGTGCGTCGCGAGGCCAGTTTGCGACAGTTCATAAAACCGTCGTTCCAACCGTCGCCAAATTTTGCGACGGTTCACAACCGCCTCTAAATACATTTTGCGACAGTTAGAACCGTCGctaaaacaaactcaaatttatttatttctgcaCAATTACGACAGTTATCAATCGTCGCTATATTTACTTTGAGGCAgtttgaaccgtcgcaaacctaataatttaaaataaaaaaatatgatacaatttttttcctatttttaatcaattaaaataaaaaatattcataaatacaatccacataatttaaatacataattaaaaacTATTGTACCCAaatccaatttatataattttttcaaaagaaataacacCAGTTTATACATTGAAGTTAactaaaacaatatataaagtagtttaaatattcaaaacattagtgGAGTAGCTAACAATACAAAACAACTCCACCAAACTTAGAAGTTCATCCAAATATCTAATTAGTCCCTAATGATGTTGTTCCACGATCATCAGGTTGGTGGTTGGACTCAGATGAACGTCTACCATCTATTGGCGATTCTATGTCCATtgcctgaagaaaaaaaaagtatatattaacctcaatgaatattatattgtcaaaactaattaactaaatttctcttatagctataagaaatctttacacaattgatatttttaatcaaagacaaacaattctcacaagatttttaaatatgtttgctatgaaaataattttctgtAACAGAAATATCTAACTTTGCAACTCACTATTACCACAGCTAACAGTTGCATCTTTGATTTGTAAGGTGGTCAATAACAAATAGTTATAATTACATAACACTTCTATTATGCTTTATGATTTACAAGCTCTTTGTGAGTTCAGCTTCAATTTCATTGTTTTCCTCctgtaaatcaaaattaataccATTATGCTTTTCATGTAAAGGCTAGACAACAAGGACTCTATAAACTACTAGAACAGTATTAGTTTactttcaataaaaattcattcattcttgacaaaaaaattaaatcaactcAACTCCCATTGCCTTTTCATTTGAACTTGAATAATATTTAGCATTACTTTTTAATAAGGAAGACATAAGAATAATGAAGAGGAAGAGCAAAACACTGAGATAATCATAACCCAATAAAAACAATAGAAATTAGCATACCTGGTCATTTGCCTCTTCCTTTTCAGATCCGCTGCTTTCACCTGCTTCACCGCTCTCCTATATTCCATGACTTTCATGTCCATCATCCTAAACATGGTTACATTAACAATCCTTCAATCAAAATTGTGAAAAACGCATTGCACTACAAGTGAGAAAAAATGAGGTAGACTATATTCTGAGCAGTCAATTGgcgaacaaaaaaaaaattagatgaaaTACTGGGCGTTCAGATTTACATCCCACACAGTTCACTTAGAATATTACAGAAGATCCTGGATTGATGTTACATTCAGTTCAGagcaatgaaaatttcaaattcatcttcaTAAAGCGGAGAAAGCATGTTTAATATATCCTTCCTAATTTCACACTGGTATCCCAAGCAAATACCAAAAACCTTCAATTAGTGATGTGTCAAATTAGAATCAAGGGTATcaacagtttttaaaaagacAATACTCTTACAAATGAGTCTATTTGTTTTGTCAAGTTGAGCTACAATTTTTTAATCTCTCTTTACCAGTACTTTGTTCCTGATTGattttctcaaaaattaaacaaatgaacAAATAACGAACACCATACTCCATAGCCTGAtataatcaaaacaataaagaatattcagttgtttataattgatacctgtattttatccttaaaaatttgatttttttcttgtcGATGGAACTAGTTTCCAACTGTCGTACATTATAGGAAAATCCTTAAACTTCCTCGCAATTTCACCCAAAAAACCGCCTAACAAACCAGCAGCTGATCCTACCGGTTGCCTATTTGAATTCCATCTAGTTATTATTCTGCTAACATTAAGAGGAGCTTCAAGCACGTCTGATACCCTTCAGTGTGTCTTTGAAATATGTCCCGCCTCATCTAACACATAAGTCAATGAAATATGTCATATTGCAGTCatgtaaaacaattaaattttataaatataattaaacattagATAACATACTAATAACTTCTACATCCCAAAATGTAAAATtccttttttgagaaatttctgGCTCATCTTCTACCACATCTTCAGAGTGAGAGGATGTCTCTTGGAAATGTGTTGTTTCTGTCTCTTGCACTGATCTTGGTGTTGTCACTTGAGATAACATACTAATAACTTCTACATCCCAAAATGTAGAATtccttttttgagaaatttctgGCTCATCTTCTACCACATCTTCAGAGTGAGAGGATGTCTCTTGGAAATGTGTTGTTTCTGTCTCTTGCACTGATCTTGGTGGTGTCACCTGAGAAGGTGTTGCTTCTGTCGCTTGCACAGTAGTTGGTGTTGTTGTCACCGGAGAAAGATGTGGTTTTATCGTTTGCACAGCTAGCGATGTTGTTGCTTGAGAAGGTGGTGCTGGAGAAGGTGGTGGATTTGTCGGTTGCACTACAGTTGGTGGTGTTGTTATCGGAGATGGTAGTGGTTCTATCACTTGGAACGTTGGTTGTAAACCATGTCTCCGCAAGTGCTTCATTTTGGTTACTTCAAGATCTCCTGGTAGTATAAGCCTCGACCGACCCTTCGTGAAACGCTacaatcatttattattaatgtaaataaatagaaatcaaCATATAATACGAATAAGAaacattttgtaattttagtatttttagttattactaACTGGTGAGATTTTTGAAATGGTGGAAGAAGATTTGTGAAGGGATTGAGAGAGATGAGTTAGATTGAGAGCCTCCATCCTTTTTTCATTCTCTNNNNNNNNNNNNNNNNNNNNNNNNNNNNNNNNNNNNNNNNNNNNNNNNNNNNNNNNNNNNNNNNNNNNNNNNNNNNNNNNNNNNNNNNNNNNNNNNNNNNNNNNNNNNNNNNNNNNNNNNNNNNNNNNNNNNNNNNNNNNNNNNNNNNNNNNNGGATTTTCAAATAGctaaacacaaaaatgaaaacaataacaaaaaggAGCACATCAAACACAACGCAAcagtaaaagaaagtagtaaaaaaataacatagatTGAAGAGTACCATGTCATAAACAACAAACAAGAATTATTAACAATCATAAATTCATATCATGATTGTTgtcatcaaaatcatcattaaAAGTTGAAGTTTCAGGATCATCATCTGTAGTCATTCTTGCCAATTGTATATGTGTGGTTTCATTAGAAAAAATGTGTTCCAAATTTTGAGATGGGTATGGTTCAATGGGTGCCATAATTTCATCATCTCCACCCATGTCATACAAGTCATGTGGCTTTAAATGAATAGGTATGCTCCATCCTTGTTCCTTTTCATCATCCACATAATAAACCATTTGAGCTTCTGACGCTTTAATGTATGGctcatcatcttcatgctcCCCAGTATGTATTAGTCTTGCAAAATTTATAGAGGTAAAACCCAACTTATCTGTCTTAATGCCTCTTGGATTTGTGGTATTCGCCCATTTGCATTTAAACATGGGCACTTTGAAGCCATCATAGGAAACCTCAATGATATCTATCAATCTTCCATAGTAAGGCACTCCTCCAAATCTCATTTGGGCATCACTATTGCTTGAGTAACTTCGTGTTCCGAACATGCCAAAAACTCCactattttgagtttttaataaattgtctCGTGCCAATGTTCGAAATTTGAAACCATTGACATTAAATGCAGTGAACCTTCTAACTTTATCAGAAGGACCTTGAGCAAGACTAACGAGAACATTTTTATCTGATCCACTAATGTTGTCGAGATTGTTGCAAATCTGAACAccataaaatatacaattagtCACATTCTTATTAAAATTCAAAGCAACTCAATCACCAATTTTGTCATGAACACTAACACGATTGCGGAACCAATGAGGAAACTCTCTATGAACCTTCTTGTCTACCTCAGAAGTACTCCTTGCACCACTCCTCATTTGGCTTCGAATAATACTTCTATATTGCCTATTTGGTTATTTCAAATTAGATGTATacggaaaaaaaattagtggtaaataatacaaatataataaaattacttaCCTTAGATAGTAGTCAACTATGATGCAGTTTGTTAAAACGTGTCTATGAGCTTGTAACTTTTCAATTGGTGTAAGGGTGTAGTATGAAGAACCACCAACCGATTTTCCAACTCTAGGAAATAATTCAGCTACACGTGAGTCAGTTTGTATGTCATTAATAGGCTCATCATCTACACGACCAAGTTGATTCCATCTAGTCTCAATGTTTTCTATACACCTTGAACAAAATGTAAGAATCTCTTGTACAAGGTATCCTTCTGCAATAGACCCTTCTGGTCGTGCTTTATTACGTACATATGATTTAAGTGTTCCTAAGTACCTATTATTGAACCACAATAATATTAGTTAGAACAAAATTGTCAACTACTAATTATTGAGGGAACAAGAACCCACATATTTTACCTTTCAACAGGATACATTCATCGATAATGAACAGGACCTCCAAGTTTAACTTGTTCAACAAGGTGAAAAACCAAGTGAACCATAATAGTGAAGAATGAGGGAGGAAATATCATTTCCATGTGGCATAAAGTGAGGACAACCTGATTTTGCAATTTTTCCAAATCATCAACATTCAATACTTTACTGCATAATTGTCTAAAAAGTGAGCAAAACTCAATCATTATAGCTGAAACATCATCAGGTAATGTTGCTCGAATGGCTAACGGTAGAAGTTGTTCCATCAATATGTGACAATCATGACTCTTCAACATTCCATTCAACTTAAGATTTTCCATGTCAATGCATCTAGAAATGTTGCTTGAATAACCATCAGGCCCAGTGATATTctttaaagttgttaaaaatctctTCTTACCTTTAGTAGTCAGAGTAAAGACGGGTGGAGAaattcttccattttcattggGCCAAAGGTCAAGTCTTATGCCCATAGCTTTAGGGTCTTTTCTTGCATTAAGATGATCTTTACTTTTTGTGCTATCATTTAGCAAAGTAAATATGATATTATCGcacacatttttctcaatatgcatcatgTCAAGATTGTGGCGCAGAAGATTATCCTTCCAATATGGAAGTTCAAAGAATATgcttttctttttccattgtTGATTGACACCTTGTGTAGGTCGTCCACCACGTATTCTTTTTCCCGACCTTTCTTTATCTGGCTTTCTACCAAATGTGACATCAATATTTTGAACCTGTTCAAGAATTTGAAGCCCAGATAACATTTTAGGTGGACCACGCATATCTTGTTGACCATCAAAGCGAACCTTGTTCAATCTAAATCTATGTCTCTGATCAAGAAAACGACGATGACCCATAAAACACCATTTTTTGCTATGTGGAAGACGACGAGGAGTAGAGTCCATGTTACACGATGGGCAAGCAAGTCCAGTGTAAGTGTTCCACCCAGAAAGTGTACCCAGCCCTGGAAAATCACTAATTGTCCACATCAAAGTTGCATGTAATGTGAACAtctcttttttaaaagaatcgtaTGTATCGACACCTGTTGTTCATAACTCCTTTAATTCTTTTACTAGAGGTTGTAAATAGACATCAATATCATTTCCTGGCAATTTTTTACCGGGAATTATCATTGACATTATAAAAGATGTATGTTTCATGCACACCCATGGAGGAGTGTTGTATGGAATGAGAATAACTGGCCAAATACTATAATTTGTACTCATCATACCAAAAGGATTAAAACCATCACTAGCTA from Cicer arietinum cultivar CDC Frontier isolate Library 1 chromosome 3, Cicar.CDCFrontier_v2.0, whole genome shotgun sequence encodes:
- the LOC140919862 gene encoding uncharacterized protein, whose product is MEALNLTHLSQSLHKSSSTISKISPRFTKGRSRLILPGDLEVTKMKHLRRHGLQPTFQVIEPLPSPITTPPTVVQPTNPPPSPAPPSQATTSLAVQTIKPHLSPVTTTPTTVQATEATPSQVTPPRSVQETETTHFQETSSHSEDVVEDEPEISQKRNSTFWDVEVINEAGHISKTH